AAGTGATTGGAGCCGGTGCCTCTGGAAAGTCGAGCCAGGACTGGCCGGTCGTCTGGAATGAAAGTAAAGAAGCCAAAGAAATTCAAAATGAAATTGGCCGGATCCATAAAGATAGGGCTTCTGCCCCATCGGAGGAGCAGGACAATACGCACCGCGAATATGCCATGCCTTTCACTAACCAACTGTGGCACGTAACCCTACGTGTATTCCAGCAGTACTGGCGTGAACCCGTATACATCTGGGCGAAGCTGATTCTAGCCATTGCCTCCGCCCTTTTCATCGGGTTCACCTTCTTCAAGCCTGACAGTTCCCAACAGGGATTCCAGGACGTACTATTCAGCGCATTTATGCTCACATCTATTTTCTCCACCTTAGTGCAACAGTACGTATCGCATATACTCAAACTCATCCATCAACTACTTACTAACGCCCGTCTAGGATAATGCCCAAGTTTGTCGTCCAGCGCTCCCTCTATGAAGTCCGCGAACGCCCGTCAAAAGCCTATTCCTGGGCTGCATTCATAATCGCAAACGTACTCGTCGAAATACCCTGGCAGATCCTCGCCGGCGTCGTCTCCTGGGCCTGCTACTACTTCCCCGTCTACGGCGCCAACCAAGCCCCGCACCGACAGGGCCTGATGCTTCTCTTTACAATCcaattcttcatcttcacgtCGACATTCGCAACATTCGTCATCTCTGCCCTTCCCGACGCAGAAACAGGTGGTACAATCGCAACACTGATGTTCATGATGACCCTTGTCTTCAACGGCGTCATGCAGCCGCCCAATGCTCTTCCCGggttctggatcttcatgtACCGCGTTTCCCCGCTGACGTATCTTATCTCTGGTCTTACGGCGACGGGTCTCCATGGCCGAGAGATTGTGTGTTCGGATGAGGAAATGAGCGTGTTTAACCCGCCTTCCGGACAGACTTGTGGACAGTATATGAGTGCTTACCTCCAGGTCGCGCCAGGGAGGCTGTACAATCAAGACGCTACGCAGAACTGCCAATACTGCTCCCTGAGAAGCGCGGATCAGTACCTTGCTGCGTCGAATATTTGTACGTGAACCTTCTCCTGCCCCTTCTCCACTAAACAAACCTAACCTAGTAAATAACCCAAACTAACCATGGAATTCTCGTACAAACAGTCTACTCAGAACGCTGGCGAAATTGGGGTATCGGATGGGCCTACATCGGGTTTAATATCTTCGGCACAGTAGCGCTCTACTACATATTCCGGGTCCGACACTGGAATCCGACGAGTATAGTCCGTGGTGTTAAGCGGGCGGCGGTCTTTGTTTGCCGTGTGTTCAAGAGGCGCTCTGGGGAGACGCCAAAGGGGAAGGAGGCGGATAATGGAAGGTTGCTCTAGGTTTCCTTCTGTGTAGGATCTTCGTTAGTTGGAGGTTAGGTTTTAAGAGTAGTTGCGATGATGAGATAGTGATCTATGTTTCCAAAATCTGTAGAATCAGAACGGTTGGAGGCGGACTGTCATAACTTGAAATGAATATTCTACAGAGTTAAGTTTGACAAGGATAATAGTCGTGAACTTAACCTCGACTTTATATTACCACGAAGGATGTAGGCAAGTTGAAAGTATTCAGATTCCTATATTTGCACTACGTAGACTGGGAGTAGTTAGGTAGATAAATCAAGTTAAACAGACAAGACAGCCGACGAGGGGTATTATGCAATGCGATGGATTCTGTAAGTTGAAGTGTATCAAACGCCGGCAGCCTGGAGAATCGGGGTATGTATTATCGTGAACTCGTACAAGTGTCGCATCGTCTGTAGAGCGTGGTTGGGAATTATACAAGGCTAGGACTGTTGCCTGGTGCCTGGTGCTGTTTTCAGTGGTTGGTATGTCGGCTAAAGGGTAAGAGTCGTTGGGCTCGCGGGGAAAGTGAAGGGGTATAGAAGATGAAAGTCGTAGCTGTACACATTTAGGTCacgatgaggttgaggatcGCCGTGCGACAACCATAGCATTTACTACATTGCCTGGCTTCCAACCCTGGTCGACGAGTGGTGTATTCTCTTTGAGGATCTTGCCTAGGTAGGCGACTCGGACGCGCTGTGTCCTGGGTATCTATATTTCCCGTTAGTTGTCGGTGCTCCTTCGGATCAAAGTGATACAGAtggaaaaaaagagagaaatgTAGACTTACTCCGACTTCCTGCTGCACCTTCCGCGCAAGAAACCCGACATTTTGCGCCTTATTCACAGTGACGACAAGATCCTCTCCATCGCGATCACTCAATCTCGCCTTCACCCGGATCAAGTCGCGCTCACTCGTCTTACCCTTCTCGTCCCTCCTCCGTTCACTctcaccatcctccccaaTCAACTCATCCCCGGATTCTACCTCATCACCAAAGTCCTTCCTATCATCCACCTCAAAACCCACATCTacatcctccccatccgtGCTCCCATCTTCACCAGTATCGACAACGATATTATCTGGATCACTCACGATGCACCTCGGCAATCGGTAAAGCACTCCCTGCTCATCATAGCACCCTTGACAAAGATCCCCTGTTGGAACAGTGACGCCCGCCGCATCGATAATGCTCTGCGCAGTCCCAAAGTCCTCATTCCGCATGAACGTCAGAGCAGCGGATAGCGCAGCCCATACCTCGGGACGACCGGTGACGCGGGTTTCGAAGAACTCGGTGCGTTCGCGATCGAGAAGTGTGCGCGTCCATAGGCGCTTCTTGCTGTTCCAGATGTGCGGGCGGATCGGTGCGTTAATGTGCTCGGGCAATGGGACTGGGGTTTGGTTTTGGGGTGGGTGCTTCTGGCGGGATTGCcgtgaggacgaggggtggtggttgaggatAAGGGGCGGTCGGTGGcgggaagacgaggacggggATGTTAGGGATGAGGATCGATGGG
This region of Aspergillus puulaauensis MK2 DNA, chromosome 5, nearly complete sequence genomic DNA includes:
- a CDS encoding ubiquitin domain-containing protein (COG:O;~EggNog:ENOG410QDCQ;~InterPro:IPR029071,IPR039869,IPR038169,IPR032752, IPR000626;~PFAM:PF16455,PF00240;~go_function: GO:0005515 - protein binding [Evidence IEA]) — protein: MGCCFSVSRDSHDAQSPSEDHHHHNNNHDTTNEPSSTRPHRSSSLTSPSSSSRHRPPLILNHHPSSSRQSRQKHPPQNQTPVPLPEHINAPIRPHIWNSKKRLWTRTLLDRERTEFFETRVTGRPEVWAALSAALTFMRNEDFGTAQSIIDAAGVTVPTGDLCQGCYDEQGVLYRLPRCIVSDPDNIVVDTGEDGSTDGEDVDVGFEVDDRKDFGDEVESGDELIGEDGESERRRDEKGKTSERDLIRVKARLSDRDGEDLVVTVNKAQNVGFLARKVQQEVGIPRTQRVRVAYLGKILKENTPLVDQGWKPGNVVNAMVVARRSSTSS